A stretch of DNA from Anopheles ziemanni chromosome 3, idAnoZiCoDA_A2_x.2, whole genome shotgun sequence:
aGATGAGATTGTCCCGATCTATTGTTCGATCTATTGGTACTTCCAATCTTACTACAACGTCACTGTTGGTGAGACGTGGTTTCAagcaacgaacaaaaaaaaattgatgatAGCAGCAAGCTTCAGCGATGATTTGATGCGCCCAACGGTCATTTCTGTTAATCTTTTTAGTTGTGCATCTAAATGTGACAAATAATACCTCTGTGGCAGCTGCCCGTGTGGGAcgatgaataaatttaaattcttaACAAATATCTCGATCCGGAAGTATGCGCATACACTATTGGGTAAAACGATCTGGAAACTTACCTCAGGCGAGGAGCGTAGGATTTTGTCGATAATGGCGACCCCAAGAAATCCGGTTCCACCGGTCAGGaaaatgtatttgtttttgtagaaGTCCTGCACCTCGCTGCCCATCGTTGCGGTTTAGGAATCGGGTTTATGCACGAAATGTTCACAGATGCCACAAGGATAGTTAATATTTGTACCTCGTTTTCTATATCACTCACACGACTGTTGAGtttgaaaggaaataaatcgGTGCGTTAGATGTTTTGTGCTGATCCCACACACTCCCGCTACGGTTTCGCGAGACGTTGCGCTTCGAGTAAGCGCAGATTCGGAATGAACTGATGACCAAGCAGATCGCCACGCGCACTTCACGGAGCCGCAGTGTTGGGAAAACGCGATCAGCCACAGCTTCGATCCACTGGTGACGCATATGCTGTAGCTGCTGGTGGTTGTGCGCGACTACATGCGTATTCGTTTCCCGTGCGTTCGTTCGATAAGAGTGGCCGCTGCACAGCTTTCCTAACCGTTCAACCTGCTTGACTGCAATGCACCCAAAGAGACGAACCGCTGGCGATCactgcgacgacgacgaagctTTATGTAATGGTGAAAGTTAGCTAACGGAACGAACAATGTCTATGACCATCAAGCGAGGAACCCCAGCTCGACTGCCGAGGACTTGTTGTTCGGTGCACCCTGGAGATAGGTGGAACGCGGGCAGCCGAATTAAAAGCCTAAAGAAGAGATAGATTAGGCGACCCTTACGAAAGACGAAGGTGGGAAACCAAAAGACAGTGTGAATGCGTgacgggaaggaaaattcgGAAAACGTTTGTGAACCAACAAACATTATTTTGCTTTCGCTCGATCACCGAAATTTTCATCTTGGGAATGGAAGCTCTTTTTCTGCACGGCCCAAACCGTGGCCAAAAGATGATATTCGAAAACGCTAACGATGTTCGTTGCTATTCAATTAATTCACACTACCTTTGGACCGTGGAATTAGTTGCACCGTAGAAAGCTACGAACGCGCAGTCGACTTTTTTAACTACTGAAAACACTGGCAAGATGCCGATCACGATTAGcaatcgaaaatcaacaacaatCACTGCACTGTCACACGTTCGTCACGGAGTATCTTGACCGACACTGATTTTATTTCCGTCAACATATGAGTAGAAAAATAACTACAATCTCTGGATTGTCTCATTTGGCAACACTGCCGATCGTGCATTCGTGGGTGGGGAGgatcatgtttgtttttgtagaaGTTCATGTACTACTCATCAGAAGTAGGCAAATTGATGCAATGAATGGCAATATTCAGAATTTTGTGAAAATTAATATATAGAGTAGGATGtttgagcaaaacaaacaaggatCTATTGAGCACGGAATATTACATATAGAGAATGTAATATGTTATCTCCAAACCATTAGATCGTTTGGGGTAATATGAACCGGCAGCATATGAATAACAATGCAGTCGATAGTAtggtattaaaataaatattacaaGAAAAACGAATATCCAAATTCCAACATTCAGTTAGCGGTATCTATACATCTTGGGATAAAAACGCTTCGTGCACTTTGGCGTTTCTTATGTATATTTACCTTTTTGGGCGCTGAATGTGCTTGACGTTTGTGATCAtaattttttgtgttgttttgtacaAGGAAGTCTGCGGGAAAACTTTCTAAATTACAGTCCTCTTCCTTGGTGCgtggaaaattcaaacattcTCGAGTAAAAACTATAATTCGTATAGCTATGTATGTGATTTTGCTGCCGGACATACACAAATTACCGCAAGAAATACTCTAGAGGTGACCGATTGGATTCTCGGCAGATCTTCGACAATTTCCATTTCTCAGGTGAGTGGGAAGACGGCATGGCGCATCGTTTGCACAAGACACTGAGCACTGTAAATAAACGAAGCGGAAAGAAACAAAGATGGTACCTTTGGTTCGGGGGTACTCGTTACTCGGAGGCTATATTAGAGTAACACGGTGGTAGAACCGTAATCGAAAAGTTATCCAAATAATCAAAAGTGGTACGATGCAAGTGCCCCTGTACAAGGCTGTGTGAAAAGCTGAAGCAGATCAAGGTTTCCGGTCGGTGTGAACTTGTGGTGAAGGACTTTAAATGGTCAAAAAATAGACGCCAGCGGAGTGTAAATAAATGGTATATATGGtgtatggaaaaacaaaccaggtGTTGTTACGTGTAATAATTAAtggaaaaaaggtttttttttctacaagtGTTCCATAATATTCAGAAGTTTTGCACTAAATGAGTTTCAAAACTTGGTTAGAGTGGTTTTTAACAACGTTTAATCACCCAATGTTTTACCAAAAATAGgtagttttggtttttgggtgTGTTCCGCTCGGTGACTTCAACGAACAGAAAAGCGAGGAACAACCTTGTTTGaaatattgatttaaaaaaaaacttgaatgCATTTTATATGTATAGGAAAAGTTCTGTATATTCAATTCGTTACTCTTTTTTTACCCACAAATCACAATATAATATTGATCTGTTCAATAACTAGGTATCAATTTCGGAACCGGTGGAAGGATGtccaaattgtttaaaaatttccaACATAGAAGGATATTCCTGCTACAACATTCATGGTTCCTGGTCTCACATTTTGTCTATTGCTGCACAGTTACGCACCCAAGATTTCTTTCCGTGGCACACGCGCACCCTAAGTTAAATGTTTCCAAGGTGTGAGAAATAAAATGAgccatttgatttgattacaGGCGGCAATCTTCAAGCGTAAAAACAGAAAGATCATGGTGCTAAAGTTCACACTATCAGTATTGcattgttgtttgcttttcatacATGGTAAGTAGTTTGTGGCGCTAAGGTGCGAACGGAAGTGGCGCCGTCCAATCTGGTTCCAAAGGATGAGTGTGTGAAGGGTAAAGGGTAACAAGGCAGAGTACAACGAGTAGGAACTCTCAGTAGCCAGTTGGCAAATAAAGTCTTTAGCGTGGTGCGATTCATTTCAGGAGAGAAAATGCAATGTGTCAACTACAGTACGATGATACATCTCATTTCTTAGCAGGGAATTCAAATTTgcaaaagttatgaaaattgtttgagaaatgtgtttttatttatttcgaaatTTCGAAGAAACGCGGATATTAATTCTTAAAAAAGATATTTCAGATAGTTGTACTCTTTCAAAAATTGTCACATGTATCGataaaatcataatttttCTGTTGGTCCATCAAGTCTACGGTCAGTTGCTCGACAATCGATGCTACTTGGACGGCGGTGGCTCAGCGGTAAACTTCTTTGCCAACGAGGACATTGCCGTCGGCTCGGTCGTTGGTAGTTTGCGAGTGCTGGGCGACCCGGGCAAGGACATTGTGTTGACGTTGCGTGAAAAGGACTCGCCAGTGTATATTGCGCCCGGGACGAAGGATCTGATCGTTGCCAAACCGCTGGACAAGGAAGGTCTCATCGGTCCGTCAGCCGTATTTGTGAATGTGATCTGTGAGAGAAAATTTTCCGATGATGCGGTAAGTGGGCAAGGGTTCAATGTTTAattcgaaacacaaaaatcaaCTATTCTTAACCTTTGCGTTCCAAGGGGATTATCATACCGGTCAACATACGAGTTACGGATGTTAACGATAATGCTCCGATTTGGATCGGTGCTCCGTATAAGCTGAACCTTTCGGAGGTAACGGTTATCGGGACGAGGTAGGTTTCTAACTCAGCTATCGTCCGATTATCAGCTAGCAaaagggtttcttttttctcactcACAGAATACTACAAGGGATTCGAGCGCACGATCTCGACCAACCGGGCCCATACTCGACGGTAGAGTACCAAACCTTGCCCGGGCCGTACTCCGAATATGTGGCCTTCGTAACACCGCTCGAAGGAACGCTCGTGCTGAAGAAATATATCGACTACGAGACGGTGCAAAACTTCACCGTAAAGATCCGCGCCCAGGATCAGGGCAAACCGCCGAAGTATTCCGACACGTACGTCACGATCCGGGTGCTGGACTCGGACGATCAAAATCCAAAGTTTGCACGCGATGTCTATTACGGGCAGCTTCCGGACGAAAAGGGCGACATTGCCGTTACACCCGAGCGAATCCGGGCCGAGGATCAGGATCGGGGCATTCGGGCAGACATACGCTACTCGATCGTATCCTCGAACGGCTCGGAGGATGACGGCGGGTTTGAAATCCATCCGATCAGCGGAACCATTCGGATGACGCGTACCTTGGCATCGGGGCAGGTGCCCCATTCGCGTACGATCGTAGTAAAAGCGACACAGGTGGACAACCCCGACCGTTACGCGCTGACCACGGTTGTTCTTTCGCCTCCGAAAGTAGCCGGAACTTCATTAAGCGACATCAGTgttcaacagcagcaacaacagcaactgcCGGGCAAGATCGAAGGGGCAGCATTCGTCCGGGGAACGTTCTACGCTACGGTGCGGGAAGATGCGAACCCTGGCGCGAAGATCGCGCAGCTCCCAGGTGGCGGTGACGGTCGGCTGCGGTACACCATCGTTGGACCCTCGGTAGCGCAGGAACAGTTTCGTGTGGGACCGGGCGGAGAGATCGTCCTAGCGAAACCGCTAACCTACAGACGGACACCACAGTACGGTTTTACGGTTGACTCAATCGATGCGCCCGGAGGACGT
This window harbors:
- the LOC131289907 gene encoding cadherin EGF LAG seven-pass G-type receptor 1, with product MVLKFTLSVLHCCLLFIHVYGQLLDNRCYLDGGGSAVNFFANEDIAVGSVVGSLRVLGDPGKDIVLTLREKDSPVYIAPGTKDLIVAKPLDKEGLIGPSAVFVNVICERKFSDDAGIIIPVNIRVTDVNDNAPIWIGAPYKLNLSEVTVIGTRILQGIRAHDLDQPGPYSTVEYQTLPGPYSEYVAFVTPLEGTLVLKKYIDYETVQNFTVKIRAQDQGKPPKYSDTYVTIRVLDSDDQNPKFARDVYYGQLPDEKGDIAVTPERIRAEDQDRGIRADIRYSIVSSNGSEDDGGFEIHPISGTIRMTRTLASGQVPHSRTIVVKATQVDNPDRYALTTVVLSPPKVAGTSLSDISVQQQQQQQLPGKIEGAAFVRGTFYATVREDANPGAKIAQLPGGGDGRLRYTIVGPSVAQEQFRVGPGGEIVLAKPLTYRRTPQYGFTVDSIDAPGGRNHTTNVVIDVLPANMWEPRFRKPFYSFVIESPQHAQQQLPQLVGRIEAADGDRTDELSFVLKGNYSNLFRVDPYGNLWLVSNRTDLPLAMRLLATVTDSGTPQKSATVPVVVKLRPETASLTSNLLIVNIVVACLLGVLLVGGLVRCVYRRRKRKVSSAEQIVGHASGVPPLKNQASSNRFLLQRAEQRMLERPTLSSGGRLTDCAASSTLGSDNQDFMDNERETARRTHTQNTRALEQEELAGQNLNHLLLHWQEKYEEKNNCTEDMSVDDKLIVYF